Within the Pseudobythopirellula maris genome, the region GGCGGCGTCGGTGGCGTAGACGAGGCCCGCCTCGGCGCCCCCCTGATCTACGTAGGCGAGCACCTGACGCACGTGCGAGCCAACCAGCAATTTCTGACGCACGCGTTCCCAGTTGCCCGCGGCTTCAAAAGCACGCCGGGCGTAGACTCCCGCCGGAACAGCTTCGGGATCGGCGATCGCGACACGCCGGACCGCAGGCGAGGCGAGCCAGGCCAAGGCGTCGCCCGCGCCAGGGGGCGCCAACGGAGTTGCGTCCAGAGTCACCGCGACCACGACCAGCCGGTTGCCGACGACCGGCCGACGCTCCGCGGCGAGCCCGGCGTCGTCGATCGCCTCCGCCCAGTCGGGGCTGGCCGAGAGGAAAACATCGGCGCCCGCCCCTTGGAGCAACTGCTGCGCGAGCGTCGATGAGGCGCCAAAGTTGACTCGCACCCGCACGCCGCAGAGCGATTCGTACCGCTCGATCACCTCGCCCAGAGCGTCGGTCGTGCTGGCGGCGGCGAAGACGAGCAGACTGTCCTGCCCCGCGGTGGCAATATTTTCACCGCCTTGAAAATCGCAACCCGCGCACCAAAAAGTCAGGGTGACAAGCGTTGTGGCTGCGAGCTTCTGCGGGGCGGATAGAGTCTTCATCGGTTTGCAGGCGGGAACGTGGTTCGATTCTAAGGCGGGGGGGCAACCGTAGGGTGACGTTGCTTGGGAGCGGCCGCCAGCCATTTGTCGGAAACGAGGGGTTTTGATCTAGATTTTAACCGAGGGCGACGTTATTAATCCTTGTACCGATCGTGAAGCAACACCCCTGCCCACGTAATCAATATCGGGCTCTCTCTACAGAGCCCCAGCGATCGGCACTGAAACGGACTCGCTCGGAACCCCCGTGTCCCCGCCCAGGGACGCTCGGGCGGCGTCTCACCTTTCAGTTGTTCTCTGTCTCACGCTTTGCCCCCAGGCGTCTGCGCACCCGTTCTGCGTGGTCTCCGGAGGCGTCGCTTCCACGCAAGGAGCCTTACGGGCCGATGCCAGATTCTCCCACCTCCGCCGCCCCCGCCAAGCTGGCCGAGTATCGCCGCCTCGTTCACAACGGGCTGCCTCACTACGGCCAGCACCTGATCGCCACGGCGCTCGGTTGCAACGAGTCGATCTTGTCGATCGAAACGATGTCCGAGTTCCTCAAAACGATGGCCGACGAGATCGACATGGTCCGCTTCGGCGAGCCGATCGTCGCGCGATTCGGCGGTGGAATCGAAACCGGCATCTCGGGCGTGCAGCTGATCGAGACCAGCGCGATCGTGATCCACACGAACGACGCCCATCGCGACCTCTACCTCGACGTCTTCAGTTGCAAGGCGTTCGAGCAGAGCACGGTCGAGCGCGTGCTCGACGAGTACCTTTCCCCCACCACTACGACCAGCGAGGTGTTCTACCGCCGATGAGGATGTACCCTTCTTTCCTTCCCGTGGTTCCAGGCGAGCCGCAGAGCGAGGACTTTGATGTGGTTGAGGTCGGCGACGGCCGTGGCTTTGGACTCCGCGTGCTCCGCGATTTCGCGGCGGGCGAAGTGCTGTTTCGCATGAACGGTGTGCTGCGTGACTACGTCACGCAGTACACGCTGCAGGTGGGCCCCAACGCCCACCTCGACGACCCGCACGTCGCCGGCAAGGTGCTGCACTGCTGCGAGCCGAACGCGATGCTCGACCCGCAGACGCGAATCTACAGCGCAATCTCGGACTTACGAGCGGGCGAACTTGTGACGATGG harbors:
- a CDS encoding SET domain-containing protein; this translates as MYPSFLPVVPGEPQSEDFDVVEVGDGRGFGLRVLRDFAAGEVLFRMNGVLRDYVTQYTLQVGPNAHLDDPHVAGKVLHCCEPNAMLDPQTRIYSAISDLRAGELVTMDYDTTEDRLYRAFECQCGAAGCRGYIAGRLVSAPMALTA
- the modA gene encoding molybdate ABC transporter substrate-binding protein, with the translated sequence MKTLSAPQKLAATTLVTLTFWCAGCDFQGGENIATAGQDSLLVFAAASTTDALGEVIERYESLCGVRVRVNFGASSTLAQQLLQGAGADVFLSASPDWAEAIDDAGLAAERRPVVGNRLVVVAVTLDATPLAPPGAGDALAWLASPAVRRVAIADPEAVPAGVYARRAFEAAGNWERVRQKLLVGSHVRQVLAYVDQGGAEAGLVYATDAAVSPALRVVAAVDQELTGPIRYEAVLLHGGNADPHEHSSLGQGGGGREGAERFFEFLFTAEAQAVFRRHGFTPAGEGGGLEGG
- a CDS encoding S-adenosylmethionine decarboxylase, which gives rise to MPDSPTSAAPAKLAEYRRLVHNGLPHYGQHLIATALGCNESILSIETMSEFLKTMADEIDMVRFGEPIVARFGGGIETGISGVQLIETSAIVIHTNDAHRDLYLDVFSCKAFEQSTVERVLDEYLSPTTTTSEVFYRR